Part of the bacterium genome, ACCGTGGCCGACAAGCGTTTCCTCGACGCGATCCACGACGGGCTCTCTGAGGAAATGGCCCGAGATGCCTCGATCGTGATCCTCGGCGAGGACGTGGGAAGGAAGGGGGGCGTGTTCGGAGTCACCGAAGGCTTGTACGAGGCCTTCGGCGAGGCGCGGGTGATCGATACGCCGCTGGCAGAATCCTGCATCGTCGGAGTCGCGATCGGGATGTCGGTCAACGGGCTCCGTCCTGTCGCCGAGATCCAGTTCGCCGATTTCATTCACCCCGCGTTCGATCAGATCCTCAGCGAAGCTGCCCGGTTGCGGTTTCGGTCGAGAAACGACTTCTCGTGCCCGATCGTCATCCGGACGCCGTACGGCGGCGGCGTGCACGGCGCGCTTTATCATTCGCAGTCCATCGAAGCGTTCTACGCGCACATTCCGGGGCTCAAGGTGGTCGTGCCCTACACGCCCGCGGACGCCAAAGGCCTTCTGGTGGCGGCGATCCGGGATCCGGATCC contains:
- a CDS encoding alpha-ketoacid dehydrogenase subunit beta yields the protein MADKRFLDAIHDGLSEEMARDASIVILGEDVGRKGGVFGVTEGLYEAFGEARVIDTPLAESCIVGVAIGMSVNGLRPVAEIQFADFIHPAFDQILSEAARLRFRSRNDFSCPIVIRTPYGGGVHGALYHSQSIEAFYAHIPGLKVVVPYTPADAKGLLVAAIRDPDPVLFLEHKKMYRSVRGEVPESEFTVPIGPAVVRRPGRDLSIFAYGLMTHEALRAAGQLQQEGIEAEVVDVRTLRPLDTKTILESVARTNRALIVHEDNRFAGFGAEIAATIAEEGFRYLDAPPTRLCGPDVPAVPFSQPFEDWFMISAEKIVHAARAVAAY